Genomic segment of Ramlibacter henchirensis:
CGAACACGCCACCTCGCTGGCCTGGGCGAGGTCCCAGGGGCCGTCGAGGGCGACGAAGCGGAAGCGCCGGCCGGCCTCGTTGAAGACGCGTTCGAGCACCGCGCGGCGCTCCTGTGCGTCCGTGTCGCCCGACCCGGGGTTGATCAGCACGAACAGCTCGGGCCCGGTGCTGGCTGCATCGGGGGGAGCTGCTGCATCGGTGACCTCGGCCAACATGGACGCCGAGTGTCGGGCGCGCGGCCCGCGCCGACCTGTCGGACGCCGGCTAGCGAAGCTGTACGGAACCCGATACGTTGACCACCACGGCCGCCTTTCCGGCCTCGACCGGAACGGGCGCGTCGGCCGAGGCCGCCTTGGCTTCCATGGCCATCATGCGCGGCCGCGGCGGGATGCCGGGCTCCTGCGCATGCACCGACACCTCGCGCAGGCTGTAGCTGGTGAAGCCGAAGCTCTTCGCAAGCTCGCCCGCCCGGCTGCGGAACCGCGCGACGGCCTCGCCCTGCGCCTCGCGCTCGGCCTGCTCGCGCTTCTCGCGGCTCAGGCGGAACGAGGCGCCCGCGACCGTCATGTTCTGAAGCCGGCCCGCCGTCTGGCTGATGCGCCCGAAGTCCGTGCCTTCGAGCAGCAGCTCCGCGGTGCCCACCCAGCCGGTGATGCGCCCTTCCCGGCCGTAGCGGGGGCTGATGCTGAAGTTGCCGGTGCGCACGTCCATGGCGCCGGGCTGCGCGGCCTTGCGCGCATCGGTCAAAGCCTGGTCGAGGACGCCCTTGAGCTGCTGCTGGATCTGGCCGGGGTCCGTGCCCTCGCGCGTGACGGTTAATACGAAAGAAAGCAAGTCCTGCGGCACTTCCACCGTGGCGGCGGCCGTCAGCTGGACAACGTTCTCCGGCACCGGAAACGGCACCGGCACGGTCTGGGCCGCAGATGCTGCAGAGGCGCCCAGCAGGGCTGCGGCAAGGAGGAATCGGAACTGTCTCAGGGGGAATCGGGGGGAGTTCATCTCAGCTTCAACGTTGCAGGGGCGGTGAAGTTCACGGCTGGAAAGTGAATCGGTCCCACGCGCCGCAACTTTTGTAACAGTGTGTCAGGAGCCCGCCGGATCGCCGGAATTCGCTGGGCAAGGCCCTCAGAATCGGCGCTGTTACAAATACGTTTTGGAGCATCATGACACAAGCTGCCGCCCGGACCGACAAGATCCTGGTCGTCGACGACGACGCCCGGATCCGTGACCTGCTCAGGCGCTACCTCACCCAGGAAGGCTTCGAAGTCATCCTGGCCGAGGACGGCAAGGCGCTCAACCGGTTGATGTTGCGCGAAACGGCCGACCTCATCGTGCTCGACCTGATGATGCCCGGCGAGGACGGCCTGTCCATCTGCCGTCGCCTGCGCGCCGCCAACGACCGCACCCCGATCATCATGCTGACCGCCAAGGGCGAGGACGTCGACCGGATCGTGGGCCTGGAAGTCGGCGCCGACGACTACCTCGGCAAGCCGTTCAACCCGCGCGAACTGCTGGCCCGCGTGCACGCGGTGCTGCGCCGCCGGCCCGCCCAGGAAGCGCCCGGGGCGCCGTCCAGCGAGAATGAGGTCGTCACCTTCGGGCCGTTCGCCTTCGACCTGGGCGCCCGCACCCTGCGCAAGAACGGCGATGAGCTGCCGCTGACCACCGGCGAATTCGCCATGCTCAAGGCGCTGGTGCGCCATCCGCGCCAGCCGCTGTCGCGCGAAAAGCTCGCCCAACTGGCCCGCGGCCGTGAATTCGAACCGTTCGACCGCAGCCTCGACGTGCAAGTGTCGCGGCTGCGCAAACTTGTCGAGCTGGACCCATCAGCCCCACGCTATATTCAGACCGTTTGGGGGGTGGGCTACGTCTTCGTGCCGGACGGCGCGGGCTGATCCACCTGCCGCGCAGCCCCGGCCCAGACCGGGGCATTGCATTCCTGAAGGGGACAGGTGATTCGAGGCGTTGCGACCAGCATGGAGGTGACGGGCCCGGCGCCGCTGGAAACGGCGCCCGCGCCGCTGGAGATGCGTCCGCGAGTCGGCCTCTCGCTCTTCTGGCGCACCTTCTTCCTGCTGTCCCTGCTGCTGATCGGCTCCATCGTCGCCTGGCTGCAGACCTTCCGCGCGCTCGAGTTCGAGCCGCGCGCCGTGCAGACGGCCCAGCAGATCGCCTCGCTGGTGAACCTCAGCCGCGCGGCGCTGCGTTACTCCGATGAGATCGCGCGCGTCTCCCTGATCAAGACTCTGGCCGAGCAGGAAGGCGTGCGCATCATGCCGAGCAAACCGACGGATGTTTACGTCGTGTTCGACTCGGCCTCACTCGATGAGCGTGTAGCGGAAGAGCTCGTTACCCGGCTGGGCCCGGGCACCGTGCTTGCCTCTGCCGTCAACACGGAAAAAGGCTTCTGGGTCGGCTTCAAGATCGATGCCGATTCATACTGGCTGTTGATGGACCGCAATCGATTCACCCGCGTCGGCGGCCGCACTTGGCTGATCTGGCTGATCACGGCGGCCGGCCTCTCGCTGGCGGGGGCCGCGCTGATCGCGCGCCTGATCAACCGGCCTTTGAAGCAGCTGTCGTTCGCGGCCAGCCGGGTGCGCGACGGCGACTTCGACGCGAGCCGCCTGGACGAGAAGGCCGTGACCAGCGAGATCCGCGAGGTCAACATCGGCTTCAACCGCATGGCGCAGCAGTTGGCCAAGATCGAGCAGGACCGGGCCGTCATGCTGGCGGGCATCTCGCACGACCTGCGCACGCCGCTGGCCCGGCTGCGGCTGGAAACCGAGATGAGCGTGAGCGATCCCGAGGCCCGCGAACACATGGCCTCGGACATCGACCAGCTCGACGCCATCATCGACAAGTTCCTCGACTACGCGCGCCCCGACCACGCCGAGCTGAAGCCGGTGAACCTGCGCGACGTGATCGAGGCCTGCGTGTACGCCGTGCAGGACCACGGCGAGATGCGGATCAACACCGACGTGCCCAAGAGCCTCTACGTGCTGGCGGACGAGGTGGAGCTGGCCCGCGTCGTCGCCAACCTGCTGGAGAACGCGCGCCGCTACGGCAAGACGCCGGAGACGGGCATCGCCGTCGTGGACATCGCGGCCAAGCAGCGCAACGAATGGGTGCTGCTCAAGGTGCGCGACCACGGCATGGGCGTGGCGCCCGAGGCGCTGCCCAACCTGGTCAAGCCCTTCTTCCGAGGCGACGCGGCGCGCACGGCTGCCACCGGCGCGGGCCTCGGCCTGGCCATCGTCGACAAGACGGTGCAGCGCATGGGCGGCATCTTCGCGCTGGCCAACACCACCTCGGGCGGGCTGGCCGCGCACATCAAGCTGCAGAAGCCCAGGTCGACGATGTCCGGCGAGGCGCCGGCCGGCAGTCCGAAGGCCGAAGAGGTCAGCTGACGACAGGGGCCGCGAGCAGCAGCACAACCGCCCGGGCCTCGATACTCTGGCCCTGCCCCACGGGCCCCAGTTTCTCCGCGGTCTTGGCCTTCACGTTCACCTGGCCGGGCGTGAGACCGAGCGCCTTGGCGATTCGCTCGCGCATGGCCTCGATGTGAGGCGCCAGCTTCGGCGCCTGGGCGATCACGGTGCTGTCGACATTGGCAATCGACCAGCCTGCGGCCGTCACGCGTCGCGCGGCTTCCTCGAGCAGCAGCGCCGAATCGGCACCTTTGAAGCGTGCGTCGGTGTCCGGGAAATGCCGGCCGATGTCGCCGAGCCCGGCTGCACCGAGGATCGCATCGGTGATCGCGTGCAGCAGCACGTCGGCGTCCGAATGCCCGAGCAGCCCACGCTCGTACGGCACCACGACGCCACCGATCACCAGCGGCCGCCCCGGCACCAGCGCGTGCACATCCCAACCCTCGCCGATCCGCATCCCCTTCATGTCGTCCTGCTCCTGAGCACCGCCTCGGCCAGGGCGAAATCCTCCGGCCAGGTCACCTTGAAGTTCTGCGCACTGCCCGGCACCAGCAAGGGCTTCAGCCCGATCGCCTCGATGGCCGAGGCTTCATCCGTCACCCCGTCGGCCGCCTCCCGCAGCGCCTTCTGCAGCAGCGCCAGCCGGAACATCTGCGGTGTCTGCGCGAGCCACTTCTTCTCGCGCGACAGCGTCTGCGCCACCCGGCCGGCCTCCTCCTGCTTGAGCGTGTCGGCCAGCGGCTGCGCCAGCAGTCCACCCACGTCGTCGGTCAGGCACGCGTCGATCAGGCGATCGATCTGCTGCGGCGTGACGAGGCAACGCGCGGCATCGTGCACCAGCACCCAATCGTCCTCTTTGGCGCCCTGCGCCCGCAGCTCGGCCAGCCCGTTCGCGACCGAGGCCGCGCGCGTCGCACCTCCGCAGGCAACGACGCGATAGCCGTCGCCGGCCGGCATGCGCTCGTCGCCGGGCGCGACCACCACCAGCACGGAAGCGATCCGCTTCACGCGGGTGAACGCCTCCAGCGTGTGCTGCACCAGCATCCGCCCGGCAACCGATTCGTACTGCTTCGGCCCCGCCGTTCCCGCACGCGTGCCGGTGCCCGCCGACGGGATCAGTGCGTGATACCGCACGGGGGCATGGGAAGGATGAGCAGCAGCCAAGATGAGGGGCATTCTAGAATCGACGCATCACCCCTCAGCTGCGCGTTGAGGGGTGTTTGCATTTGCTGCTCGAAAAACAAATGGATCTTCCCAAGCTGTCTCCCGGCAAGCGGTTTGCGCTGCCTCGCCCGCCCGGCTCCGCCGACGCGCTGCTGCTGGCGCGCCTGGCGGAGCGCGAGAAGGCCGCGGGCCATCCCACCGCGATCGTCACGGCCGGTGCGGCGGACGCGCAGCGGCTGCTGGACGAACTCGCCTTCTTCTCGCCCGACCTGCGCTGCTGCCTGTTCCCCGACTGGGAGACGCTGCCCTACGACACTTTCTCGCCGCACCAGGACCTGATCAGCGAACGCCTGGCCACGCTGTGGCGCATCTCGCAGGGCGAGGCCGACGTGGTCATCGTGCCGGCGACCACCGCGCTGTACCGGGTCGCGCCGCCGTCCTTCCTGGCCGGGTACACCTTCCACTTCGCCGTCAAGCAGAAGCTGGAGGAAGCGAAGCTCAAGGCGCAGCTCACGCTGGCGGGCTACAACCACGTGACGCAGGTGGTGAGCCCCGGCGAGTACGCGGTGCGCGGCGGGCTGATCGACCTGTTCCCGATGGGATCGCCGGTGCCCTACCGCGTCGACCTGTTCGACGACGAGATCGATTCGATCCGCACGTTCGACCCGGACAGCCAGCGCAGCCTCTATCCCGTGCCCGAGGTCCGCCTGCTCCCGGGCCGCGAGTTCCCGATGGACGACGAGGCGCGGGCGCGTTTTCGCAGCCGCTGGCGCGAACTGCTCGAAGGCGATCCGACCAAGAGCCGCATCTACAAGGACATGGGCAACGGCGTGGCCACCGCCGGCATCGAGTACTACCTGCCGCTGTTCTTCGAGGAGACGGCCACCGTGTTCGACTACCTCGGCGCGCGGGCCGCGGTGGTCCTGCACGGCGACCCCGAGCCGGCCTTCCAGCGCTTCTGGCAGGACACGAAGGACCGGCACCGTTTGCTGCAGGGCGATCCCGAGCGGCCCATCCTGCCGCCGGACGCGCTGTTCCTCACCATCGAGCAGTTCTACGGCCGCGCCAACGAGCACCCGCAGCTCGCCCTGCGGCCGCGGACGGAGGAGTCGGACTGGGCCGAATTCGACAAGCTCCCGGACCTTTCCGTCGTGCGCGGCGCCGAAGAACCGCTGTCCCGCTTCAAGCAGCACCTGGCCGCCACGCCGCATCGCACGCTGCTGCTGGCCGAGAGCGCCGGCCGGCGCGAGAGCCTGCTGGACTTCTTCCGCGCGAGCCACCTTGCGCCACCCGCCTTCGATTCCCTGGAGGAGTTCCAGGGCAGCGACGAGAAGCTGGGAATCGCCGCAGCGCCCCTGACCGAAGGATTCCGCTGGAACGAACAGGCCATTGACTTCGTCACCGAGACGGAGCTTTTCGCGGCCGGCCCCACGACCCGGCGCCGCAAGAAGCAGGAGCAGGTCAGCGACGTCGAAGCGCTGATCAAGGACCTTTCCGAGCTGAACGTGGGCGACCCGGTCGTGCATGCGCAGCACGGCATCGGCCGCTACAAGGGCCTGGTCAACATGGACCTGGGCCAGGGCAGCACCGAGTTCCTGCACCTGGAATACGCGGACAAGGCCACGCTCTACGTCCCGGTCAGCCAGCTGCACCAGATCAGCCGCTACACCGGCGTCTCCGCCGAGGAAGCGCCGCTGCACAAGCTGGGCTCCGGCCAGTGGGAGAAGGCCAGGCGCAAGGCCGCCGAACAGGTGCGCGACACCGCCGCCGAACTGCTGAACATCTACGCCCGCCGCGCCGCGCGCGAGGGCCACGCGTTCCGCTTCTCGCCGCAGGACTACGAGGTGTTCGCCAACGACTTCGGCTTCGAGGAGACGGCCGACCAGAACGCGGCCATCCACGCCGTCATCCAGGACATGATCTCGCCGCAGCCGATGGACCGCCTGGTGTGCGGCGACGTGGGCTTCGGCAAGACCGAGGTGGCGCTGCGCGCCGCCTTCATCGCGGTGACGGGCGGCAAGCAGGTCGCCTTCCTCGCGCCCACCACGCTGCTCGCGGAGCAGCACTACCAGACGCTGGTGGACCGTTTTTCCAAGTGGCCGGTGAAGGTGGCGGAGATGAGCCGCTTCCGTTCGCAGAAGGAGGTCACGGCGGCCGCCAAGGGGCTGGCCGACGGCAGCGTGGACATCGTCGTCGGCACCCACAAGCTGCTGTCCAACACCATCAAGTTCAAGAACCTGGGCCTGCTCATCATCGACGAGGAGCACCGCTTCGGCGTGCGCCACAAGGAGGCGATGAAGGCCATGCGCGCCGAGGTCGACGTGCTCACGCTCACGGCCACGCCGATTCCGCGCACGCTGGGCATGGCGCTCGAAGGCCTGCGCGACCTGTCGGTGATCGCCACCGCCCCGCAGCGGCGGCTGGCGATCAAGACGTTCGTGCGCAACGAGGGCAACGGCGTGATCCGCGAGGCGGTGTTGCGCGAGCTCAAGCGCGGCGGCCAGGTCTACTTCCTGCACAACGAGGTGGAGACCATCGAGAACCGCCGCGAGCGGCTCGAGCACCTGCTGCCCGAGGCGCGCATCGCCGTGGCCCACGGCCAGATGCCCGAACGCGACCTGGAACGCGTGATGCGCGACTTCGTGGGGCAGCGCTACAACGTCCTGCTCTGCTCCACCATCATCGAGACCGGCATCGACGTCCCCACGGCCAACACCATCGTCATCAGCCGCGCCGACAAGTTCGGCCTGGCGCAGCTGCACCAGCTGCGCGGGCGCGTCGGCCGCAGCCACCACCAGGCCTATGCCTACCTGATGGTCCCGGACATCGAGAGCCTGACCAAGCAGGCCGCCCAGCGGCTGGATGCGATCCAGCAGATGGAGGAACTGGGCTCGGGCTTCTACCTTG
This window contains:
- a CDS encoding SIMPL domain-containing protein (The SIMPL domain is named for its presence in mouse protein SIMPL (signalling molecule that associates with mouse pelle-like kinase). Bacterial member BP26, from Brucella, was shown to assemble into a channel-like structure, while YggE from E. coli has been associated with resistance to oxidative stress.), yielding MNSPRFPLRQFRFLLAAALLGASAASAAQTVPVPFPVPENVVQLTAAATVEVPQDLLSFVLTVTREGTDPGQIQQQLKGVLDQALTDARKAAQPGAMDVRTGNFSISPRYGREGRITGWVGTAELLLEGTDFGRISQTAGRLQNMTVAGASFRLSREKREQAEREAQGEAVARFRSRAGELAKSFGFTSYSLREVSVHAQEPGIPPRPRMMAMEAKAASADAPVPVEAGKAAVVVNVSGSVQLR
- the ompR gene encoding two-component system response regulator OmpR, which encodes MTQAAARTDKILVVDDDARIRDLLRRYLTQEGFEVILAEDGKALNRLMLRETADLIVLDLMMPGEDGLSICRRLRAANDRTPIIMLTAKGEDVDRIVGLEVGADDYLGKPFNPRELLARVHAVLRRRPAQEAPGAPSSENEVVTFGPFAFDLGARTLRKNGDELPLTTGEFAMLKALVRHPRQPLSREKLAQLARGREFEPFDRSLDVQVSRLRKLVELDPSAPRYIQTVWGVGYVFVPDGAG
- a CDS encoding sensor histidine kinase; the protein is MEVTGPAPLETAPAPLEMRPRVGLSLFWRTFFLLSLLLIGSIVAWLQTFRALEFEPRAVQTAQQIASLVNLSRAALRYSDEIARVSLIKTLAEQEGVRIMPSKPTDVYVVFDSASLDERVAEELVTRLGPGTVLASAVNTEKGFWVGFKIDADSYWLLMDRNRFTRVGGRTWLIWLITAAGLSLAGAALIARLINRPLKQLSFAASRVRDGDFDASRLDEKAVTSEIREVNIGFNRMAQQLAKIEQDRAVMLAGISHDLRTPLARLRLETEMSVSDPEAREHMASDIDQLDAIIDKFLDYARPDHAELKPVNLRDVIEACVYAVQDHGEMRINTDVPKSLYVLADEVELARVVANLLENARRYGKTPETGIAVVDIAAKQRNEWVLLKVRDHGMGVAPEALPNLVKPFFRGDAARTAATGAGLGLAIVDKTVQRMGGIFALANTTSGGLAAHIKLQKPRSTMSGEAPAGSPKAEEVS
- the ispF gene encoding 2-C-methyl-D-erythritol 2,4-cyclodiphosphate synthase; translation: MRIGEGWDVHALVPGRPLVIGGVVVPYERGLLGHSDADVLLHAITDAILGAAGLGDIGRHFPDTDARFKGADSALLLEEAARRVTAAGWSIANVDSTVIAQAPKLAPHIEAMRERIAKALGLTPGQVNVKAKTAEKLGPVGQGQSIEARAVVLLLAAPVVS
- the ispD gene encoding 2-C-methyl-D-erythritol 4-phosphate cytidylyltransferase, whose amino-acid sequence is MPLILAAAHPSHAPVRYHALIPSAGTGTRAGTAGPKQYESVAGRMLVQHTLEAFTRVKRIASVLVVVAPGDERMPAGDGYRVVACGGATRAASVANGLAELRAQGAKEDDWVLVHDAARCLVTPQQIDRLIDACLTDDVGGLLAQPLADTLKQEEAGRVAQTLSREKKWLAQTPQMFRLALLQKALREAADGVTDEASAIEAIGLKPLLVPGSAQNFKVTWPEDFALAEAVLRSRTT
- the mfd gene encoding transcription-repair coupling factor, which codes for MDLPKLSPGKRFALPRPPGSADALLLARLAEREKAAGHPTAIVTAGAADAQRLLDELAFFSPDLRCCLFPDWETLPYDTFSPHQDLISERLATLWRISQGEADVVIVPATTALYRVAPPSFLAGYTFHFAVKQKLEEAKLKAQLTLAGYNHVTQVVSPGEYAVRGGLIDLFPMGSPVPYRVDLFDDEIDSIRTFDPDSQRSLYPVPEVRLLPGREFPMDDEARARFRSRWRELLEGDPTKSRIYKDMGNGVATAGIEYYLPLFFEETATVFDYLGARAAVVLHGDPEPAFQRFWQDTKDRHRLLQGDPERPILPPDALFLTIEQFYGRANEHPQLALRPRTEESDWAEFDKLPDLSVVRGAEEPLSRFKQHLAATPHRTLLLAESAGRRESLLDFFRASHLAPPAFDSLEEFQGSDEKLGIAAAPLTEGFRWNEQAIDFVTETELFAAGPTTRRRKKQEQVSDVEALIKDLSELNVGDPVVHAQHGIGRYKGLVNMDLGQGSTEFLHLEYADKATLYVPVSQLHQISRYTGVSAEEAPLHKLGSGQWEKARRKAAEQVRDTAAELLNIYARRAAREGHAFRFSPQDYEVFANDFGFEETADQNAAIHAVIQDMISPQPMDRLVCGDVGFGKTEVALRAAFIAVTGGKQVAFLAPTTLLAEQHYQTLVDRFSKWPVKVAEMSRFRSQKEVTAAAKGLADGSVDIVVGTHKLLSNTIKFKNLGLLIIDEEHRFGVRHKEAMKAMRAEVDVLTLTATPIPRTLGMALEGLRDLSVIATAPQRRLAIKTFVRNEGNGVIREAVLRELKRGGQVYFLHNEVETIENRRERLEHLLPEARIAVAHGQMPERDLERVMRDFVGQRYNVLLCSTIIETGIDVPTANTIVISRADKFGLAQLHQLRGRVGRSHHQAYAYLMVPDIESLTKQAAQRLDAIQQMEELGSGFYLAMHDLEIRGAGEVLGENQSGNMLEVGFQLYNEMLSEAVKSLKAGKEPDLLAPLQVTTEINLHAPALLPDDYCGDVHLRLSFYKKLATAKTTDQIDSLLEEIVDRFGKLPPQAQTLVDVHRLRVLARPYGVVKVDAAPGVTHITFRPNPPVDSLRIIELVQKNRHIKLAGNEKLRIERELKDAKDRAQMVRDVLRSLGQPKVAEPA